A portion of the Pseudomonas sp. PSE14 genome contains these proteins:
- a CDS encoding lyase — translation MSTTLRALPLLLAGLLLAGGADAASVKYFDLPKGSGPHDVAPTEDGKIWYTAQHAGALGRLDPQTGATEQVDLGKGSAPHGVVAGPNGDAWITDGGLNAIVHVDRERLGVEVIPLPREAAKANLNTGVFDDDGILWFTGQNGFYGRLDPATRELKVWAAPKGKGPYGIAVTPDGELWYASLAGDYLGHIDPVGDKVTRIDTPSAGSGPRRLWSDSVGRLWISQWSAGRLARFDPDNNQWKTWKLPGDHPQPYALYVDAMDQVWLSDFASNAILRFDPQSERFTAYPSDREHANVRQLLGRPGEVWGAESGTDRLVVIHE, via the coding sequence ATGTCCACCACCCTGCGCGCCCTGCCCCTGCTGCTCGCCGGCCTGTTGCTGGCTGGCGGCGCCGACGCCGCCAGCGTGAAGTACTTCGACCTGCCCAAGGGCTCCGGCCCGCACGATGTCGCCCCGACGGAGGACGGCAAGATCTGGTACACCGCGCAGCATGCCGGCGCGCTCGGCCGGCTCGACCCGCAGACCGGCGCCACCGAGCAGGTCGACCTGGGCAAGGGCTCCGCGCCCCACGGCGTGGTCGCCGGGCCCAATGGCGACGCCTGGATCACCGACGGCGGGCTCAATGCCATTGTCCACGTCGATCGCGAACGCCTGGGAGTGGAAGTCATTCCGCTGCCCAGGGAGGCGGCCAAGGCCAACCTCAATACCGGTGTATTCGATGACGATGGCATTCTGTGGTTCACCGGCCAGAACGGTTTCTACGGCCGCCTCGACCCCGCGACCCGCGAACTCAAGGTCTGGGCGGCGCCCAAGGGCAAGGGGCCGTACGGCATCGCCGTGACGCCCGACGGCGAACTCTGGTACGCCTCGCTGGCAGGCGACTACCTCGGCCATATCGACCCGGTCGGCGACAAGGTCACCCGCATCGACACGCCCAGCGCCGGCAGCGGCCCGCGCCGGCTGTGGTCCGACTCGGTTGGACGGCTGTGGATCAGCCAGTGGAGCGCCGGCCGGCTGGCGCGCTTCGATCCGGACAACAACCAGTGGAAAACCTGGAAGCTGCCGGGCGATCATCCGCAGCCTTATGCCCTCTACGTCGACGCCATGGACCAGGTCTGGCTGAGCGACTTCGCCAGCAACGCCATCCTGCGCTTCGACCCGCAGAGCGAACGTTTCACCGCCTATCCGAGCGACCGCGAGCACGCCAACGTGCGCCAGTTGCTGGGCCGACCAGGCGAGGTCTGGGGCGCCGAATCCGGCACCGACCGCCTGGTGGTCATCCACGAATGA
- a CDS encoding TonB-dependent siderophore receptor, giving the protein MRRPFDLSLRPCLLATAILLGSPAFAADAQRDYQLPAGPLSSTLNRIAAEGGLSLSLDPALAQGRSAHAVQGRFDTVGALRQALRGTGLELVESGSGSYSLRPAPDDTLSMSATTISAAQEDPDGPAVGYVATRSRIGTKTDTPILETAKSISVATREQMQDRAVQNIDDAVRYMPGTVASSFGSDTRSDWLLVRGFKPTQFLDGLPMATGIYANPKLETWDLERVAMLRGPASSVYGQTPPGGLLDMSSLRPQAEQSNTVQVQGGNYNHKQINFDSTGPLDEQGNLLYRVSGVARDSNTQIDHIPDKRYNLAPSLTWNADDDTSLTFLSQFTRDDTGITTQFLPLKGTKYDAPFGDISHHKNLGDPDWENYDRTTWWLGYSFEHRLNDVWQFRQNLRYMKNDLSFDALTPGGYLETVSDDGTLNRVSTSVDEDVTQFVVDNNFQADFHTGALAHTVLLGLDHNRNNTNYLAIYGYNVPPTNVNDPIYGQPIVRPPRSDAYYDYNQKTFQTGAYVQDQIALDNWRLTLGGRQDWVHTGTEFHNKGDATSTESDSKFSGNAALSYLFDNGVAPYLSYAESFQPASGADVSATESFKPTEGKQWELGVKYQPPGSDTLLTAAVYDLRQKNVSVTDNVGGVSVTSQTGEVKVTGLELEANSNLSENLKLIGSYSYTDTEVKKGIYAGNRLQRVPRNQAALWADYTWHAGTLDGFGVGYGVRYVGDTYGDQANSYDGYTGSYTLYDAAVHYDLGKLSSGLDGASVQVNATNLFNKDYISTCDGYYCYYGDQRKVVASLTYKW; this is encoded by the coding sequence ATGCGCCGCCCGTTCGACCTTTCGCTCCGCCCCTGCCTGCTGGCCACGGCCATCCTGTTGGGCTCCCCGGCTTTCGCTGCCGATGCGCAGCGTGACTACCAGCTGCCAGCCGGCCCGCTGTCCAGCACCCTCAACCGCATCGCTGCCGAAGGCGGCCTGAGCCTGAGCCTGGACCCGGCATTGGCTCAGGGCCGCAGCGCCCACGCGGTGCAAGGCCGCTTCGATACCGTCGGCGCGCTGCGCCAGGCACTGCGAGGCACCGGGCTGGAGCTGGTGGAAAGCGGCTCGGGCAGCTACAGCCTGCGCCCGGCGCCGGACGACACCCTGTCGATGTCCGCCACCACCATCAGCGCCGCCCAGGAAGACCCGGACGGTCCGGCGGTCGGCTATGTCGCCACCCGCTCGCGCATCGGCACCAAGACCGATACACCGATCCTGGAAACCGCCAAGTCGATCTCCGTAGCCACCCGCGAGCAGATGCAGGACCGCGCGGTACAGAATATCGACGACGCCGTGCGCTACATGCCCGGCACCGTCGCCAGCAGCTTCGGCAGCGATACCCGCTCCGACTGGCTGCTCGTGCGCGGCTTCAAGCCCACCCAATTCCTAGACGGCCTGCCGATGGCCACCGGCATCTATGCCAACCCGAAGCTGGAAACCTGGGACCTGGAGCGCGTCGCCATGCTGCGCGGCCCGGCCTCCTCGGTCTACGGCCAGACCCCGCCCGGCGGCCTGCTGGACATGAGCAGCCTGCGCCCGCAGGCCGAGCAGTCCAATACCGTCCAGGTGCAGGGCGGCAACTACAACCACAAGCAGATCAACTTCGACAGCACCGGCCCGCTGGATGAGCAGGGCAACCTGCTCTATCGCGTCAGCGGCGTGGCGCGCGACAGCAATACGCAGATCGACCACATCCCGGACAAGCGCTACAACCTCGCGCCGAGCCTGACCTGGAACGCGGACGACGACACCAGCCTGACCTTCCTCAGCCAGTTCACCCGCGACGATACCGGCATCACCACCCAGTTCCTGCCGCTCAAAGGCACCAAGTACGACGCGCCCTTCGGCGACATCTCGCACCACAAGAACCTGGGCGACCCGGACTGGGAAAACTACGACCGCACCACCTGGTGGCTGGGCTACAGCTTCGAGCACCGCCTGAACGACGTCTGGCAGTTCCGCCAGAACCTGCGCTACATGAAGAACGATCTGTCCTTCGATGCCCTGACTCCGGGCGGCTACCTGGAAACCGTCAGCGACGATGGCACCCTCAACCGCGTCAGCACCTCGGTGGACGAGGACGTCACCCAGTTCGTGGTGGACAACAACTTCCAGGCCGACTTCCACACCGGCGCGCTCGCGCACACCGTGCTGCTGGGCCTGGACCACAACCGCAACAACACCAACTACCTGGCGATCTACGGCTACAACGTTCCGCCGACCAACGTGAACGATCCGATCTACGGCCAGCCCATCGTCCGTCCACCGCGCTCCGATGCCTACTACGACTACAACCAGAAGACCTTCCAGACCGGCGCCTACGTGCAGGACCAGATCGCCCTCGACAACTGGCGCCTGACCCTGGGCGGCCGCCAGGACTGGGTGCACACCGGGACCGAATTCCACAACAAGGGCGACGCCACCAGTACCGAGTCGGACAGCAAGTTCAGCGGCAACGCCGCGTTGAGCTACCTCTTCGACAATGGCGTGGCGCCGTACCTGTCCTATGCCGAGTCATTCCAGCCGGCCAGTGGCGCCGACGTCTCCGCCACCGAGTCGTTCAAACCCACCGAAGGCAAGCAGTGGGAACTGGGCGTGAAGTACCAGCCGCCGGGCAGCGACACCCTGCTGACCGCCGCCGTCTACGACCTGCGGCAGAAGAACGTGAGCGTGACCGACAACGTCGGCGGCGTCTCCGTCACCAGTCAGACCGGCGAAGTGAAGGTCACCGGCCTGGAGCTGGAGGCCAACTCCAACCTGAGCGAAAACCTCAAGCTGATCGGCAGCTACAGCTATACCGACACCGAGGTGAAGAAGGGTATCTACGCCGGCAACCGCCTGCAGCGGGTGCCGCGCAACCAGGCCGCGCTGTGGGCCGACTACACCTGGCACGCCGGCACCCTCGACGGCTTCGGCGTCGGCTACGGCGTGCGCTACGTGGGCGACACCTACGGCGACCAGGCCAACTCCTACGACGGCTACACGGGCTCCTACACCCTGTACGACGCCGCGGTGCACTACGACCTGGGCAAGCTCTCCAGCGGCCTCGATGGCGCGTCGGTACAGGTCAACGCCACCAACCTGTTCAACAAGGACTACATCTCCACCTGCGACGGCTACTACTGCTACTACGGCGACCAGCGCAAGGTGGTGGCAAGCCTGACCTACAAGTGGTGA
- a CDS encoding FecR family protein yields MKGPVSLRVLDEAISWQLRLGSGETRPDDEAAFSRWHAEHSEHARAWSQLGMLDRNLAGAAPLAARNALLRSPREARQKVRRLAGSGLSLLLVGALALGVGNRYLPVQYAFSDLLTGTGEQRELRLPDNTLVKLNSRTAVDVRFDAEQRRIVLLSGEILVETAHGDSRPFIVETRDGRLRALGTRFLVERDGEDGTLLSVLHSAVAARPEQREEEKVIAQGQHVRVRPDGLGPVEANSAVADAWTHGMLVVDNVRLAELVERLSRESPGYLGIDPAVADLRITGSFPLHDIGLALSSLEPSLPVRIEKHGPWWSRVVPRR; encoded by the coding sequence GTGAAAGGTCCGGTTTCCCTGCGCGTGCTCGACGAGGCCATCAGCTGGCAGTTACGCCTGGGCTCCGGCGAGACACGCCCCGATGACGAGGCGGCGTTCAGCCGCTGGCATGCCGAGCACAGCGAGCACGCGCGGGCCTGGAGCCAACTGGGGATGCTCGACCGCAACCTCGCCGGCGCCGCGCCCCTGGCGGCGCGCAACGCCCTGCTGCGCTCACCGCGGGAGGCACGGCAGAAGGTCCGTCGACTGGCGGGCAGCGGCCTGTCGCTGCTGCTGGTCGGCGCGCTGGCCCTCGGCGTGGGCAACCGCTACCTGCCCGTGCAGTACGCCTTCTCCGACCTGCTCACCGGCACCGGCGAGCAACGCGAGCTGCGCCTGCCCGACAACACTCTGGTCAAGCTCAACAGCCGCACCGCCGTGGACGTGCGCTTCGACGCCGAGCAGCGGCGCATCGTGTTGCTCAGCGGCGAGATTCTGGTGGAAACCGCCCACGGCGACAGCCGGCCCTTCATCGTCGAGACCCGCGACGGCCGCCTGCGCGCCCTGGGCACGCGCTTCCTGGTGGAGCGCGACGGCGAAGACGGCACCCTGCTCAGCGTCCTGCACTCGGCGGTTGCCGCACGCCCCGAACAGCGGGAGGAGGAAAAGGTCATCGCCCAGGGCCAGCACGTGCGCGTAAGGCCTGACGGACTCGGCCCGGTAGAGGCCAACAGCGCCGTCGCCGACGCCTGGACCCACGGCATGCTGGTGGTGGACAACGTGCGCCTGGCCGAGCTGGTCGAGCGCCTGTCGCGGGAAAGTCCGGGCTACCTGGGCATCGACCCGGCGGTGGCCGACCTGCGCATCACCGGCAGCTTCCCGCTGCACGACATCGGCCTGGCCCTGAGCTCGCTGGAGCCAAGCCTGCCGGTGCGGATCGAGAAGCACGGCCCCTGGTGGTCGCGCGTAGTACCCCGCCGCTGA
- a CDS encoding protein phosphatase 2C domain-containing protein produces the protein MTTIQLLGAACRQGSPVNDDAIGYTAGAAWVLDGATSLGPGLVDVQSDARWLAQCANGHLQRLLEDQPGLPTEALLRALQQGIAEDFRRDAGVAATAELDLPSACLSLLRVLDDGALELLNLCDSRIHLAWDDGRVESFGDTPLEELDRQSVERLLALRERHPDWSHAQLFQASREWVRRNRALANTAQGYWVLDPTDRWLGQVQRRVLDPARLKAFMLVTDGFDRLLEFRRYDLEALFAALPERGVEALIDELRALESADGQALEHPRLKIHDDASVVWGEMRR, from the coding sequence GTGACAACCATACAACTACTGGGTGCGGCGTGCCGACAGGGTTCGCCGGTCAATGACGACGCCATCGGTTATACCGCGGGCGCGGCCTGGGTGCTGGACGGCGCCACCAGCCTGGGGCCGGGGCTGGTGGATGTGCAGAGCGATGCGCGCTGGCTGGCGCAGTGCGCCAATGGTCACCTGCAGCGCCTGCTGGAGGACCAGCCGGGGTTGCCGACCGAGGCGCTGCTGCGGGCCTTGCAGCAGGGCATCGCCGAGGACTTCCGGCGTGACGCGGGTGTTGCCGCCACAGCGGAGCTGGACCTGCCCTCGGCCTGCCTGAGCCTGCTGCGGGTGCTGGACGACGGCGCGCTGGAGTTGCTCAACCTGTGCGACAGCCGCATCCACCTGGCCTGGGACGACGGACGCGTGGAGAGCTTCGGCGACACACCGCTGGAGGAACTGGACCGGCAATCGGTGGAGCGCCTGCTGGCGCTGCGCGAGAGGCATCCGGACTGGAGCCACGCCCAACTGTTCCAGGCCAGCCGCGAATGGGTGCGGCGCAACCGGGCGCTGGCCAACACGGCGCAGGGTTACTGGGTGCTCGACCCGACCGACCGCTGGCTGGGACAGGTGCAGCGGCGCGTGCTCGATCCCGCGCGGCTGAAGGCGTTCATGCTGGTGACCGACGGCTTCGACCGCCTGCTGGAGTTCCGCCGCTATGACCTGGAGGCGCTGTTCGCGGCGCTGCCCGAGCGCGGTGTGGAGGCGCTGATCGATGAGCTGCGCGCGCTGGAGTCCGCCGATGGCCAGGCGCTGGAACATCCGCGCCTGAAGATTCACGACGATGCCAGTGTGGTCTGGGGGGAAATGCGCCGCTGA